In the genome of Paralichthys olivaceus isolate ysfri-2021 chromosome 10, ASM2471397v2, whole genome shotgun sequence, the window TGACGaagaattgatttttttccaccTAGAACAAATGTTATTCTTGTTATTCCTCATGTTTCCTCCTTGGCCACTCAAACAAGGTCACATGATATCACtctatttatcattttttaatttatttaggATTTATTAAGGTGGACATTTGGAGTTAGGTTGGAACCTTCCTGTCCAGCTGAGACATCAGTGAACACTTCCAGACGTCACATCTCTTCACACAGCCACTACGACACACCATGTTTTCATACCTTTTCTCACAGGTGTAGGTTCCATCATGAGAAGTCTGCACAGGTAGAAACCACAGTAGCCCAGCCTGGACCTCCACTCCACTGGGCAGGCTCACATTGTGGCCCCCTGCTCTGCTCCAGGTCACGTTGACGTGAGCATCAGCAAGGCGGCACCTCAGCAAGTAGAGGTGTCCGACACTCACATAGTGATTCTCTGCCTCCCCACTGTGGTCTGGATGGGACGGTGCAAAGGGAGACCAGTCATTTAAAAGCCtgatttttaattgatttaaagCCTTTTAATAACAAATTGAATATTATGttgaatgcttttattttttttctctgatgttatctttcttatttttttttttatcccaatGTATTTAGTAATGAACTTTGTAACTCTTTTGTGTTGTAGGAAAAACTTTATTGTTGTTATCATCAGTAAAGTGATGACAGATTTACTCATAGCCCTTTTACACAGCCTTTATTCACATGTAGGTTAACGTTAAAGTTTAGAAAACATTATGCACTTCTTCCTTCTACATGTTATACGTGACCAAGCTGCTTTCAGCTGCTGTAGTTGTGTAGAAAATGAACCCTTGGTGTCAGGTGTCTCTCTCTTAATTAATAAAGAGGGGatttttattgtgcaacctgacAGCGGCTCAGTAATTTCCTTTTGAACACAAACCTGACCTCTTTCAGGAAAGGGACTTCCTGGAGACTCAACCATAAAAGTGTAGGTAAATATTTGACGTCTTTGACCTATTCAATCcacaggaggctgcaggttgAAATGAACCGAATGACTGAACGAACATTTGAAACCTCATATCCGTCAGAAGGGGTTTATTATTCTTGATATGGACGCAGTGCGAGAGATTTTATTAGTGTGGCCAGATGTCTTCTTTCCCCACAATCATTCGGTGTAACAGTTATTCTGTCacttcactgtcactgtcacatATCAAAATGAGCAGTGGGAAAAATCGGCTCTCTCATTTAACAAGTGTAGCTGCAGTTAGTCAGAGATGTGCTGCTGTAGACAGGAGGTGTAAGTAACGTGCACGTCAGCTTGGACAAAGTCTGATTTATGAGTGTGCGCAATTTGGTATCATCTATCCGgtaaaaatgtagtttttacaAAACCCATAACCTGATTAGAGAAACCAGGTTTCTCACTGAGCTTTAAGAAACCAGCTAACTAGAAAAAGTTGACCACAGCCTGACAACTTAAACAAATATTAATGTGCTGCATACAGATAAAGTAAAGCAGGAGATGTTGTTACTCATAAGTTTGCACTATGACGTCTcctaagaagaagaagatatagaaatgaataatttaggcaattcagaatcagaagtactgaAATATTGATCCCTATTatgaggaatcgactagtttcagttcagtttttattcagttttagttttaccatgtattaagagaaagccttgacttgtagaggctgaaaaaggatgaaacaatgtgtgagtcctttaatttcattctttaaccatcacgtaattgttgtttttatttgagttaactaaattattttttcattgctagttttagttttagttttagtcttagttttcattaactataataaccctgggCTCTAGTGATCTGTACTGACTGATTATTACTGTATATACATTCTGTCACTTACTAACAAGTTCAGGATGCATGGTAGTTAGGgagagctttgttttttttttttgtggttgaaAAACATGTGCTGTCAAGCTTTTGTGCTTGTTCGACAGGTTGCAAACAGGAAATGTCGCAATAATGTTGCCACACAGGCCATAATTTAACAAACTCTGCATAAATAAAGTCGTGTCTTATAAGCACTGCATCTCATGTTACAGGTCAGCAGCCAAAATAGGCTTCAGCTTCACCTCTGCTTTAACCAACAGGTGTTTTCCTGTTGATTCTTTGAGTGGAACAACAGAGTCAGTAAAAagttataaatgtttgtttgttgtataAATTCCCTGTAAAGCACCCAGTGTCTGATTTTTGCCATTTATTTCAAACAGCAGAGGTTGTAGTTGGTGTCAGAGGAAGAGTTGTGATGATGAGTACTCACTGTGCGCCGCAGAGAATGTCAGAGACAGCAGAGTAACCCACAAGCCGCAGACGCAGCCTGTCCTCGTCAGGACTCTCATCTTTGGAACTGGACAGTTTACATTTCATTAGATTCCTCTAAGATTTCCCACACATGGCTCATGTTGTCACACGCCAGCTTCCTTGTACACAAGCAGACGCCTGTAAAAGGGAACTGGGACATGCCTCCTTCCTATATACAAAGAAGGGAGGGCTGGTTCTCTCTGTGATTTCCTAGGAAGTTCCGCGGCTTTGGTGAAAAAGGTCAAACACTTAGAGAcgctctgtgtgttgttctctCTGGTTGTATCTGACGTCACCTGTGTTAATCTCTGTCTCAAGAACTTGGTGCAGAGGGTTCTGGGTTCAAATCCCCGTTTGCATGGGTTTTTTTATGGTTCTCCGGCTTCCGTTCAGATATCGGTTTTATGTGTTTCTTCCTCTAAAGTGGAACAAATTTAAGGTACTGAAAATCTCTATTCTGTATCAcagagatgttttaaatcccTCTGTAATGAAACTGAAGGAAAAAAGCTTTTCTTGGAGTTTAATTCAACACGTAGATGTTGAGACCGAAATGGCCCTGTATTTACACAATCTGCTGCCGGAAAACTACAAATGGAAGGGATTACTATATCCTGTATCTAATTACTATATAAACACCTGAGTCAATATGATACTAAAACCAAAACTGAATTTAACTAATAATCACAGtgtatagaaaaaaaacagaataataatttcAACTCACCCTGCATGACGTCACAGAGTACAATTctttaaatgataataaataaaggGAATGATGATAATTTACCAGGTTGAGAGTTGGTGAAGACGGCTGCTAGTCAAGTTGCATTCAGATTCTGAGGAGCTGCGTGGTTTCCCCTCCTTGTGTCTTCACAGAGTTTTATACTCTCCCACTGAcactaaaatcaaataaaacggAAAAAACTACCGCTCATTCTGTACGTGCAGCAAAACGATTCACCCCCAGCTTATTTCAATGTAGGGCAGCTGACCTCAATCGCTTCAGATATGAAAGTTACAGCATATTGTCAGGCTGCACTTAAAAcccctttgttttcctccatgAGCACCTTGACTTGTAAGATACGACTTTAACATGTACTTCTTCATGAAAACAGATCATATTTTAGGACAGCTTCCTTCagtataattttaaaaagcagagaaGTCAATTAAAATGAAGACAGGAACAGAAAAAtacctggatctgcccctgatcCAGATGTGAAACACACGTAATCAGCTTCGtgacccataacacatcctCCCCAAGTGTTTCATAAGAATACCTGAAAATGTTCATCATTAGATAAAATGTCTGCATATGATACTTTCTCCACATTTTTAATGAGAACCTTGTGTTGTGCCTTGatgcaagaaaacaaagaaattacACGTCATGAAAAATTCAcagttgatttctttttttacatatttcattttacatatGTACATTTCACTTTTATACATGATGATCGTGTTTGATCAGTACTTCTTTATCCAGGTTATTCTTCAGTCTCCAGCTGCTTTGGAATATAAACAGTTCTTCTGTTGCAGGCAAACAAAGGAGCATCCAGACTGGAATCCTCCACAGACGCTTTACGATCCAACAATGAAAAGGTACGTGAGCTGAAGGAAAGCAGCATCGTGTGCTCCGGAGTGTTCACCTCACACCTTCTGGTGACAACACAGTTTTATCATGAGCCCATCATAAGTTCAACAGGGTGGTTTTCTTGGGGTGGGCCGCCCTCTTGCCCCTCACTGGCATATTATACATAATCTCCTTCCAAAACCTGGAGGACGGAGAGAGGGACGGGGACATCTTTGCGTCCTGTTCACCCTTCTCCTCATCCTTTCTCCTCGTCATACATGTCCTCCTCCTTTGCCTCGTCCTCTGCTCCTTCCACCAACACACGGCGCCCTGCTTCTTCCTCAGGTGTCGCACCGACTCCGGGAAGAGAGCCAGCTGAGCTGGGGTGATCTCTTCCAACTCAACCAGAACCACCTGTAAAGCAGCGGCTCAAATGAATAAGTTTTTGACAACATTGGGACAGAAGAACTCCACATCAAGGTGACATATTGTTTCTGCCTCAGGTTGTCGGCTAAAACGTTGTTTAAGTTAAAACAGTATGGCTGTGGGATGTGGCCTCAGATTGAGATCAGGCTGGACCTGGTTGTATTAAAACCTTTCCTCTATGCAGGAATTACATTTGTGGAGGTAAAACTTTAATCCGCTGTCAACAATCACATCTGTTTTCTCACCTTGAGCGATCCCTCCATTAGCGTTTTGTGTACTGCTAGCAGCAAATCCAAATTCTGCCTCGTGTCTGGATAGAGTTCCTCACTTTCGCTCCCTCCGTCGTCGGTCTTCGTTTCGCCGTTgtctttgctgttgttgttcttagagaggttgttattgttgctgctCGTGCTGCTTGTGTGTCTTTTGCTGGTGAAAGTGGAGGCTGTGTAGAGCAGGAGGAGGCGCCGGCTGGCTTGTATATTGTCCTCCACTGCGTCAATTATGGCTGGAGGGAGGAAacgagaagatggagagaaatgtTGGACTTCcaatatagaaaaaaacaaatataaaccaATGTGCTGCTGTGCCCTGGGCTCCATCTAGGAGACAAGTAAGAAAGTGACTTACCCTGCCCGGGGACACAGTCGCGGCCTGCTATGAAGAGTTTGTAGCCACAGGCCTTTTCCAACACTTGTGGCAGAATGTGGAGAGCAAACGTCTCCACCTCCTCGCTGAATCCGATGGCACAGGACTGCGGGTATGACACGTAGGCGTCGTACAGCCTCCCATCCATATCTGACACGGGGGAGAAGAAGAGCTTATCAAGCGGATACATCACAACTCATTCTAGACGAGTCTGAAGTCACAAGCTGCTATTTTCTTACATCTTGCAGGTTGTAATTGATGcaaatctatttatctatcGAATCATCATGATGTGTTTTCTACAAAATGCACGATTCAAATCACACAACTCCAAAACACATGTTGTTAGATGTCTTCGCCTCTTAACCTGATTTTAACATTGGTTTCACTTTTAACTAttcactcgtgtgtgtgtgtgtctagaaacaatgaaatactttgtattataatttgtattatttgtttggGTCTGTTGTCTTGTTCCGTTATCATTACAGACCCAGCTGGAGGAAGAAAGTCAACCAAAGACTCTGCACACTGTtccatctgctcctcctccttaaCTCCTGTAAccccatctatctatctatctatctatctatctatctatctatctatctatctatctatctgtctgtctgtctgtctgtctgtctgtctgtctgtctgtctgtctgtctatttatcatccatctatctatttatctctcAATCtctcatctatctatctatctatctctcaatctctcatctatctatctgtttatctatctatctttctatctatctatctatctctcaatctctcatctatctatctatctgtttatctatctatctatctatctgtttatctatctatctatctatctatctgtttatctatctatctttctatctatctatctgtttatctatctatctatctatatatatatatatatatatatctcaatctctcatctatctatctatctatctatctgtctgtttatctatctatctatctgtttatctatctatctttctatctatctatctgtttatctatctatctatattggGACTTAaagcaaatgttaaaataaagtcagaaacattaaaatgttcttGTGAGTGACACTTCATGAGAAATGATGCCGTCAGTCCTGTGGTTAGCTTGTTTCCAGTCAGGTATGAAGTAGAGGTTCAggttgtgtggttgtgtgttgcaAACAAAAGCATGATTGTGGGTTTCAGAGTGTGTTTTTGAAGTTATCTCTGCAGACTTTTTACACTACATGTGACTAATAACAGGCTTTCTGTGAGAAGTTACCTTTATTGGTGTAGAGGACTGGAAACACTTTCCTGAAGCACAGCACGATGTCGACCTTGAACATGTAGTAGACGACGACACTGATGATGAAGAAAACCATCAAACAACCAAACACGGAACCGATGGGAATCAGGATGTTTGgatctgcagagacaaacatcacAGAACACCTTcagagaatttcttcaaatttggtacaaatgtttatttgaacTCTTGGATGAACCGATTCGATTTTGGAGGTTGacggtcaaaggtcaaggtcgctGTGACCTTACAATTACGCGGTCAGTTTTGTGAACACAACATCTTGaaaacaccttgagggaatttcttcagatttcgTGCCACTGCTCACtgggactcaaagatgaactcatTCGATTTTGGGGGTCAAAGGGTCAAGGCCAcatgtgacctcacaaaaccctGTTTTGCCTcgtgaacatgttttttttaagaacgCCTGAATAGAATAATTTCATATTCGACACAACTGTTCACGTAGACACAGAAATTAACTGGTTAGTTGTCAAAGTTCAAGTTCATgatggcctcacaaaacatgttttgccCTCTtggattcaattcaatttaattcaattttatttgtatagcgccaaatcatatctcaagtctgccttcagggaatttctttaaatattgGAGAGCTGTCACTAGGActgatttcagtggtcaaaggtaaatggttggtggaggtatgcaacTGCAGTTCATTTGGTTTTTTTGGAAGGAGGTGTATTGTGGGTTTTGTACCTGGTggcatcaaaataaaatatgcttGAGGATGGCCACGGCCGCTCTGCGCTTGACAAGTGAAAGTGATGTTGAAATCTTCCTCCCTCAGCTCAGTAAATGTCAACACAAGCTCCATCCAAACACCTTTGATGGGAACCTCTTGGAACCTAAACCTGGGGGGGGGGAACAGacagatataaataaagaatatttatttcacatttagcCTTAACCCCAGAAGCAGCGGATCACAGAAGTTAAACAAGGAAAGGCAGAAGGACTGACGGATGGACTGTTGTGTAGACACGGTCGGAGGGGGCGGAGCCATCGATGATGTTGGATTTGGCAGACCAAAAGATGTCAACGAAGGGCAACCCAACACCCGGAACAAAGACACTGCACAACTGGCTGAAACTGCTTCctaaacacatacaaaaacagtgacatcagttatttttccatttttgctTTCTATTATTTTCCAATTTACACAAACTGGAAGTTAGGTCCAGAAAAATGGTTCTGTTTTGACAATCTACAACTTATGGAAGAACCCTAAGAAACAAAAAAGGAGTagaatatatttgtttaatgtTACAGtccaaatgttaaaatgtaatgtagatATGTCAACCCAAGACACAAAACAGTACGTCAAGGTCATTGTCGATATTTCAAAATTTTAAATGTATCCTTGAAAACATGTCCCCTGTCtaatttgtttggttgtttgctAATTAAGCCCTTATACCTTCGTGAGACAGGATTTTACAACCCTATAATCATTTATGGTTTATGGTGTATTTCTGTAGACAAGGACTCACCTATCTGTGCACTGATTGTTCCATTGGTTGGTTCATGAACTTGTGGAACCATTGAGTGCTcttctgaaaacacagacaatatGAAAGACTGTAAAAGCCTGTTTCTCATCATGAATATATATGAAGCATCCGGAATAAGATCCAAGATTTAACGGAATTTTCACGATAATCCATCCAgcagtttttgagtaatcctgttAACTAACGCAGACGAACACATAAAGTACATTTCATGATATAGTTTTTTGGCATACAacaagaaatgaacaattaaattgatgttttcttcatttcaggTTGAAGCCCTCTCTTGCGAACTAGCTTTTCTCACCTCTGACCCATGCGTCAATCGTCTCCGACACGGATCCCGTGACGCCTCCGAGGGTGAAGTTCAGAGTGCAGGTGTAGGTGTGGTTGTTTTGAGCGTTCACCTTGTTGATCAGCAGCATGGTCTTGGTCAAGAAGACATATTTACCTTTTCCATGAACTATGGGCTCACAACCCTAGATGAGAGATGAATGTAAAAGTCAGGAATTTTTTAATTACAACATGTAGAGAAAAACGAATTGGGTGGTCTGGAGCCCAGTGGATCCAGGTTTTCTCAACGGATTGACAAAAtgtaaatgactgaatgaacaCTGTCTCTATTTTTATATCACTCGTAATGGCCTACTGTAATAATCTTTTCTTTGTAATCGACAAATGAGGAACTAGTTACAGCATGAGTGGTGATAGACAAACTACGACAGAGTATTGAGGccatgtgaagaaaaaaaagttccaAGATTTTTTACAATAATGTCGTAATATTAAGATAACGTGACTTTTCCTTGATAaataacaactttattcttgtaataatgtgacttttccTCTTTAAATTAAGAATTTATCCTgctattgttattataattttcCCGTTAAAATACCACTTCTTTTTCTATTATcaagactttttttcttcttaaattaCAACTTAATTATTGTAATCATCatgactttattattattattattattatgactttAGGATTTAGTTTCCCCTTTAAACAGCCCTAATACTCAGAAAAGGGCGCCACCTACAGAAAGTTAAAGGAAgtctcaaacaaacagagagctGGTTGAAATGGTGGCAGTAGAGTGTCAAAGAGATTTAAGTGAAGCGATGGAGAAAACTCACTCTGTGCCACGTGATGGAGGAGCTGATGTTGTAGCTGTCCAGTTTATAGATGTAGTTCTTTAGAGGACAGGACAGGTTGTCATTGACGCCTTTTGTGAGAATTTGACCACTTTTATGAGGCCTCCCACACTCTCCAGGCAGATCAACGACCAGCTTGGTGGCCTGTCTGTAGCACCGAAAAGGAGTTCTGTTGGAAAATGAAGGAGATAATTATGAACTTCCTTTCTCACTACTTTTAATTTAGCAATGAGCTGATGAACCACGAGCTTGTGGAGgctaaaaataacaaaaccacCTGTCAAACCTCCAACCCAATAAAACGTCTCAGCCATAACAATCTAAACCCAGAGTCCATCTCTATCTGatactgccctctgctggaccgTGGAATTTCCTCAAATGTTCCTTTATAGAGTTTAACTTTAATTCAGATAAGGAACCGTTTGAAAATTTGGTTTGAATGTTTGAAATAGTGTTGTGAACAGGAATTTGCACAAtgaagacagacaaacacatcagGATCAATTTTCTCTTGCTTCCTTCAGCTTGTTTTGATATTTCCATCACTGTACCTCAGTATGGTCACATATTCCCCGTTGTCGTCCAGCGTTATTTTCAGAAACCACAGAGTGTTCCCTCGCACGAGGACTCGACCCGGCTGGTCGCTTATCTCTTCTCCCGTCTTCGAGTCGTACCAGGTGATGTTGTACGGGACGGTGTGGAAGTCGAAGACTTCTGGAGACACCAAGGTGCTGTTCAGCATCGCCATTTCCCCGGGAACGGAGAAAACTTTCTCAAACTGGAGTTGGTAGTTGGTACAGTTCCCTTCCACTAAATACGGGAGAGATTTGTcttttattcagtcagtcataGAGCTTACAGAAACCTGTTCTAGCAAGTAAAGGTTGTCAGAAAAAGCCAGGCTGCTTTGTTTATAGATTTAATTCCAAAAATTGTTTTCAGAGAAAAATTTCCATTTCAGCCCCAAGGTTTAGAGCTGCCCAGAGGACACTGAGCCTGACTTCCAGTATTTTTCCATGATGCTCTTCATCGCTTATGAATGTTTTCATGTCTCTGATTCAGCTGAAACTAAAATGACTGGTCAGTGTGTGATGCAATAATTTAACAGATGTAGGTTTCCCATTGGTGCAGAGAATGTATGTGGTCAGCACAATCCTGTAGAGTTAAATGTTGTTGGCTGGTTGAATCCCAGCTCATCCACTACAGAGAATATAATAGAATTAAAGAAAGACTCATCATTGAATAAGGGTAAAGTTTATAAAATACAAGTTTAAAATCCcagaaaagacacaaaccaaTTCAACTAATAAATGAAGCTTCCTATTTGTTATTGCACAGAATGGATATTGTACTTAAAAATGAAGTGAATGTATGTGTCACCATAACATATTTATTAGTTTAGAGCTAGAGTTGTGACGACACGTTACACATGCAGCTGCATCAAAGGTCACAAGATGGCGATACAATGCTTTTGTACAGACTTAAGGACTGAGTTAGGCACATAGttcaaaaacaagaaatataaAACGTAttagaaaagaaatgtgtgtgtgagagagagagactcaccTTGTAGGAGTCCTGAACAGATCCCATACAAcccaaagaaaaagaggaggctTCTGAGTGTAGGAGTCTGGCTCATGGCTGAAAATCACACACATGAGCAAATGTAAGAAATGTGCTGCAAGAcacggtaaaaaaaaaatcctgctacaaaacaaacagctgacCACACTTCACTGTCAATCACAGCAATGATCAGCAAAATCAGTTTTCACTTCATT includes:
- the LOC109642048 gene encoding interleukin-1 receptor type 1 isoform X2, with amino-acid sequence MSQTPTLRSLLFFFGLYGICSGLLQVEGNCTNYQLQFEKVFSVPGEMAMLNSTLVSPEVFDFHTVPYNITWYDSKTGEEISDQPGRVLVRGNTLWFLKITLDDNGEYVTILRTPFRCYRQATKLVVDLPGECGRPHKSGQILTKGVNDNLSCPLKNYIYKLDSYNISSSITWHRGCEPIVHGKGKYVFLTKTMLLINKVNAQNNHTYTCTLNFTLGGVTGSVSETIDAWVREEHSMVPQVHEPTNGTISAQIGSSFSQLCSVFVPGVGLPFVDIFWSAKSNIIDGSAPSDRVYTTVHPFRFQEVPIKGVWMELVLTFTELREEDFNITFTCQAQSGRGHPQAYFILMPPDPNILIPIGSVFGCLMVFFIISVVVYYMFKVDIVLCFRKVFPVLYTNKDMDGRLYDAYVSYPQSCAIGFSEEVETFALHILPQVLEKACGYKLFIAGRDCVPGQAIIDAVEDNIQASRRLLLLYTASTFTSKRHTSSTSSNNNNLSKNNNSKDNGETKTDDGGSESEELYPDTRQNLDLLLAVHKTLMEGSLKVVLVELEEITPAQLALFPESVRHLRKKQGAVCWWKEQRTRQRRRTCMTRRKDEEKGEQDAKMSPSLSPSSRFWKEIMYNMPVRGKRAAHPKKTTLLNL
- the LOC109642048 gene encoding interleukin-1 receptor type 1 isoform X1; the encoded protein is MSGLQECWASLQLRTHTLPSVGAMSQTPTLRSLLFFFGLYGICSGLLQVEGNCTNYQLQFEKVFSVPGEMAMLNSTLVSPEVFDFHTVPYNITWYDSKTGEEISDQPGRVLVRGNTLWFLKITLDDNGEYVTILRTPFRCYRQATKLVVDLPGECGRPHKSGQILTKGVNDNLSCPLKNYIYKLDSYNISSSITWHRGCEPIVHGKGKYVFLTKTMLLINKVNAQNNHTYTCTLNFTLGGVTGSVSETIDAWVREEHSMVPQVHEPTNGTISAQIGSSFSQLCSVFVPGVGLPFVDIFWSAKSNIIDGSAPSDRVYTTVHPFRFQEVPIKGVWMELVLTFTELREEDFNITFTCQAQSGRGHPQAYFILMPPDPNILIPIGSVFGCLMVFFIISVVVYYMFKVDIVLCFRKVFPVLYTNKDMDGRLYDAYVSYPQSCAIGFSEEVETFALHILPQVLEKACGYKLFIAGRDCVPGQAIIDAVEDNIQASRRLLLLYTASTFTSKRHTSSTSSNNNNLSKNNNSKDNGETKTDDGGSESEELYPDTRQNLDLLLAVHKTLMEGSLKVVLVELEEITPAQLALFPESVRHLRKKQGAVCWWKEQRTRQRRRTCMTRRKDEEKGEQDAKMSPSLSPSSRFWKEIMYNMPVRGKRAAHPKKTTLLNL